One window of Novosphingobium sp. 9U genomic DNA carries:
- a CDS encoding rhodanese-related sulfurtransferase — protein sequence MTEPSTSPQTVAALYRFTRFDDCKALQGPLQKSCHDNGVRGTLLLAPEGINGTIAGTPEAIAAVLAQIRALPDCADLDVKLSSAATMPFHRMKVRIKREIVTMGQPDIDPRASVGTYVEAQDWNALIADPDTIVIDTRNDYEVAVGTFAGAIDPKTPSFRDFPAWFRAERERLLGAGKPPKVAMFCTGGIRCEKSTAFLMQEGVKEVFHLKGGILKYLETVPEQESRWRGECFVFDQRVTIGHGLAPGTHTLCHACRRPVRAEDLSASGYEEGVSCPACYTERTDEQRASYRERHRQERLAAERGEAHVGAVHSERSDDRSA from the coding sequence ATGACCGAACCGTCGACCTCGCCTCAGACCGTTGCCGCGCTCTACCGCTTCACGCGCTTCGACGATTGCAAAGCCTTGCAGGGCCCGTTGCAGAAATCGTGCCATGACAATGGCGTAAGAGGCACTCTGCTGCTGGCACCTGAAGGGATCAACGGCACCATCGCTGGCACCCCCGAAGCGATCGCGGCGGTGCTGGCACAAATCCGCGCGCTGCCCGACTGCGCCGATCTCGACGTCAAGCTGTCGAGCGCGGCCACCATGCCGTTCCATCGCATGAAGGTGCGCATCAAGCGCGAAATCGTTACCATGGGCCAGCCGGACATCGACCCGCGCGCGAGCGTCGGCACTTACGTCGAGGCGCAGGACTGGAACGCGCTGATCGCGGATCCCGACACCATCGTCATCGACACGCGCAACGATTACGAAGTTGCGGTCGGCACTTTCGCCGGCGCCATCGACCCGAAGACGCCGAGCTTCCGTGACTTCCCAGCATGGTTCCGCGCCGAGCGCGAGCGGCTGCTCGGCGCCGGCAAGCCGCCGAAGGTGGCGATGTTTTGCACCGGCGGTATCCGCTGCGAGAAATCCACCGCCTTCCTCATGCAGGAGGGTGTGAAGGAGGTCTTTCACCTCAAGGGTGGCATCCTGAAGTACCTGGAGACCGTGCCCGAACAGGAAAGCCGTTGGCGCGGAGAGTGCTTCGTGTTCGACCAGCGCGTTACCATCGGTCACGGGCTGGCGCCGGGCACGCACACGCTCTGCCATGCCTGCCGCCGCCCCGTGCGAGCGGAGGATTTGAGTGCATCGGGTTACGAGGAGGGCGTCAGCTGTCCGGCCTGCTACACCGAACGCACCGACGAACAGCGCGCATCCTATCGCGAGCGCCATCGACAGGAGCGGCTCGCGGCGGAGCGGGGCGAAGCACACGTCGGCGCGGTGCA
- a CDS encoding TonB-dependent receptor — translation MIQRTGLSARAALLLGAIVPAVAAAPALAQDSTTADATAGPLDSADDVNGQIIVTGSRSRSATAITGVEIQNILPGVSPLKAIQTLPGVTYITADPWGNNEQNASLYIHGFNSAQLGYTMDGVPLGDQNYGNYNGLSVSRAVISENVGRVTVSTGAGELRVASVSNLGGAIETLSSDPRNSLGLEVNQTIGSYDTSRTFVRFDSGEMGGGNSFYLSAVRQKARAWDFNGKQGGWQGNFKFVHDDSARRLTAYIAYSDKTEPNEDATTIYKTPANASQAYQPYTRPFFYPDFAGALAYLNAAGQVPTLESVNYRNYYSDAQRTDWLLYLKDEERLSDKVTWSVQGYYHHNDGAGVVAGPISVAGLPALFALYFPGQNLRGATGNSGYAVRTTEYRIDRKGVLSEFNVDLGAHQIAAGVWYENNSSAAYRRWYPLDVNHPERYSPYIRPKGPLFTQYGSEMRTEVLQLHLQDTWALTDRVTIEAGVKTSLQDANGYFTVQPIPGSLAGASGALPEGRIKTDNWFLPTIGAKWAFTETEELYGNVQKNLRQYQAYGAGGSAAPWSVGSQGAFDYIKENGRPETSWTYEIGLRSRHSWPGSFLSGFEAQVNAYHVDFSDRLLAISPTIGGIGGGSIAGGTPSLFNVGDVKTNGVDAALTLRFGDHLSLYNAISYNSSKYQSDYSTATGEATGTRIGGFATVGGVVPTGGKQVPGSPQWLNKTVATLNVDPFELQFFGDYVGKRFATYTNDAAVKSFFLLSGRAAIKLPASIVGLANAELSVNVTNILDKQGWLSVGVNANTNTYNVYPIPPRQWFGTLKLRY, via the coding sequence ATGATCCAGAGAACTGGCCTGAGTGCACGTGCAGCATTGTTGCTCGGCGCGATCGTTCCCGCCGTTGCCGCGGCACCTGCGCTGGCGCAGGACAGCACCACCGCCGACGCGACCGCCGGCCCGCTCGACAGCGCCGACGACGTGAACGGCCAGATCATCGTCACCGGTAGCCGCTCGCGCTCGGCAACGGCGATCACCGGCGTCGAGATCCAGAACATCCTGCCGGGCGTCAGCCCCTTGAAGGCGATCCAGACTCTGCCGGGCGTGACCTACATCACCGCCGACCCCTGGGGTAACAATGAGCAGAACGCCTCGCTCTACATCCACGGCTTCAACTCCGCGCAGCTCGGCTACACCATGGACGGCGTGCCGCTGGGCGACCAGAACTACGGCAACTACAACGGCTTGTCGGTCTCTCGTGCAGTGATCTCCGAGAATGTCGGACGCGTCACCGTCAGCACCGGCGCGGGCGAGCTGCGCGTCGCCTCGGTCAGCAACCTGGGCGGCGCGATCGAGACGCTCTCCAGCGATCCGCGCAACAGCCTGGGCCTCGAGGTCAACCAGACGATCGGCAGCTACGACACCTCGCGCACCTTCGTCCGCTTCGACAGCGGCGAGATGGGTGGCGGCAACAGCTTCTATCTCTCGGCCGTGCGCCAGAAGGCCCGCGCGTGGGACTTCAACGGGAAGCAGGGCGGCTGGCAGGGTAACTTCAAGTTCGTCCATGACGACAGCGCCCGCCGCCTGACCGCCTACATCGCGTACTCGGACAAGACCGAGCCCAACGAGGACGCGACGACGATCTACAAGACGCCGGCCAACGCCTCGCAGGCGTACCAGCCCTACACCCGCCCGTTCTTCTACCCAGACTTCGCCGGCGCGCTGGCCTATCTCAACGCCGCCGGCCAGGTGCCGACACTGGAGAGCGTCAATTACCGCAACTACTATTCGGATGCGCAGCGCACCGACTGGCTGCTCTACCTTAAGGACGAGGAGCGGCTGAGCGACAAGGTGACCTGGTCGGTCCAGGGCTATTACCACCACAACGATGGTGCCGGCGTCGTCGCCGGGCCGATCTCGGTCGCCGGCCTGCCCGCGCTGTTCGCCCTCTACTTCCCCGGCCAGAACCTCAGGGGCGCCACCGGCAACTCGGGCTACGCGGTCCGCACCACCGAGTACCGGATCGACCGCAAGGGCGTGCTATCCGAATTCAACGTGGACCTGGGCGCTCACCAGATCGCTGCTGGCGTCTGGTACGAGAACAACAGTTCGGCCGCATACCGGCGCTGGTACCCGCTCGATGTAAACCATCCGGAGCGATACAGCCCCTACATCCGCCCAAAGGGTCCGCTGTTCACGCAGTATGGCAGCGAGATGCGCACCGAAGTGCTGCAGCTGCACCTGCAGGACACCTGGGCGCTGACGGATCGCGTGACGATCGAAGCGGGCGTGAAGACCAGCCTGCAGGATGCGAACGGATACTTCACCGTGCAGCCGATCCCCGGCTCTTTGGCGGGTGCATCGGGCGCGCTGCCTGAAGGCCGGATCAAGACCGACAACTGGTTCCTGCCGACGATCGGCGCGAAGTGGGCCTTCACCGAGACGGAGGAGCTCTACGGCAACGTCCAGAAAAACTTGCGCCAGTACCAGGCCTACGGCGCCGGCGGCAGCGCCGCACCGTGGTCGGTCGGCAGCCAGGGCGCGTTCGACTACATCAAGGAGAACGGCCGCCCCGAGACCTCGTGGACGTATGAGATCGGCCTGCGCAGCCGGCACAGCTGGCCGGGGTCGTTCCTCAGCGGTTTCGAGGCGCAGGTGAACGCCTACCATGTCGACTTCAGCGACCGCCTGCTGGCGATCTCGCCCACCATCGGCGGCATCGGCGGCGGCTCCATCGCAGGCGGCACCCCCTCGCTGTTCAACGTCGGCGACGTGAAGACCAACGGCGTCGATGCCGCGCTGACCTTGCGCTTCGGCGACCATCTCTCGCTCTACAACGCGATCTCGTACAACAGCTCGAAGTACCAGAGCGATTACAGCACGGCGACCGGCGAGGCCACCGGCACCCGCATCGGCGGCTTCGCGACGGTGGGCGGCGTCGTCCCGACCGGCGGCAAGCAGGTCCCCGGCAGCCCGCAGTGGCTGAACAAGACAGTCGCCACACTGAACGTCGATCCGTTCGAGCTGCAATTCTTCGGCGACTATGTCGGCAAGCGCTTCGCCACTTACACCAACGATGCTGCGGTGAAGAGCTTCTTCCTGCTCAGCGGCCGTGCGGCGATCAAGCTGCCGGCCTCGATCGTCGGCCTCGCCAATGCCGAGTTGAGCGTGAACGTGACCAACATCCTCGACAAGCAAGGCTGGCTGTCGGTGGGTGTGAACGCCAACACCAACACCTACAACGTCTACCCGATACCGCCGCGCCAATGGTTCGGCACGCTGAAGCTGCGCTACTGA
- a CDS encoding glycerophosphodiester phosphodiesterase translates to MSADLTRRAVMGAGAGLALASALPLHAAVAGKRTAPRPAKPLLMAHRGASALRPEHTLAAYAKAIADGADFVEPDLVATRDGVLVARHENDISGTTDVAAHAEFAGRRTTKTIDGTAVTGWFTEDFTLAELKTLRARERLGAVRPESHGYDGMFQIVTLEEVADFVAAEAAARDRTIGLIPELKHSTYFAGIGLPLEPRLLAGLTASAYLRRAPVIVQSFEVSNLRALRKQLGALSNVQLMQLIEDPRNAPFDTIAAGQRRTYAQMLTPAGLGEIASYADWVAPATRVIIPLGPDGKLATPTGLVAAAHAAGLLVGTWTFRPENRFLAADFRNEAGEDARNPAGSLAEIRRYLAEGLDGFFTDDPALGRQAIG, encoded by the coding sequence ATGAGCGCGGACCTGACGCGCCGCGCAGTGATGGGTGCCGGGGCGGGCCTGGCGCTCGCCTCCGCCCTGCCCCTGCACGCCGCGGTGGCAGGCAAGCGCACGGCGCCCAGGCCCGCCAAGCCGCTGCTGATGGCGCACCGCGGCGCGTCGGCGCTGCGCCCCGAGCACACGCTCGCCGCCTATGCCAAGGCGATCGCCGACGGCGCGGACTTCGTCGAGCCCGACCTCGTCGCCACCAGGGACGGCGTGCTGGTCGCACGGCACGAGAACGACATCTCCGGCACCACTGACGTGGCCGCGCACGCAGAGTTCGCCGGCCGGCGCACCACCAAGACGATCGACGGCACGGCGGTGACCGGCTGGTTCACCGAGGACTTCACCCTCGCCGAGCTGAAGACCCTGCGCGCACGCGAACGCCTCGGCGCAGTGCGGCCCGAGAGCCATGGCTATGACGGCATGTTCCAGATCGTCACGCTGGAGGAAGTGGCAGACTTCGTCGCGGCCGAAGCGGCCGCACGTGACCGGACGATTGGCCTCATCCCGGAGCTGAAGCACTCCACTTACTTCGCCGGCATCGGCCTGCCACTGGAGCCGCGACTGCTCGCTGGCCTGACCGCAAGCGCTTACTTGCGCCGCGCGCCGGTGATCGTGCAGTCGTTCGAGGTGAGCAATCTCAGGGCCCTGCGCAAGCAACTTGGGGCGCTCTCGAACGTGCAGCTGATGCAGTTGATCGAAGACCCGCGCAATGCGCCCTTTGACACGATCGCCGCGGGACAGCGCCGCACCTATGCGCAGATGCTGACGCCCGCTGGCCTCGGCGAGATCGCCAGCTATGCCGATTGGGTCGCCCCTGCGACGCGGGTGATCATTCCTCTCGGCCCGGACGGCAAGCTCGCGACACCGACCGGCCTTGTCGCCGCAGCGCATGCGGCGGGACTGCTGGTCGGCACCTGGACCTTCCGTCCGGAGAACCGCTTCCTCGCCGCCGACTTCCGCAACGAAGCGGGCGAGGACGCGCGCAATCCGGCGGGAAGCCTGGCGGAAATCCGTCGTTATCTGGCCGAAGGGCTCGACGGCTTCTTCACCGACGATCCGGCGCTAGGGCGTCAGGCGATCGGCTGA
- a CDS encoding TonB-dependent siderophore receptor, with protein sequence MAQDAPPPAQATDVPVIAASNAGRSVYVPADFQRFAPRNAYDMLLRVPGFAIKESQERRGLGQATGNVLFNGARPSNKSDDLFTQLSRIPAGTVERIEVLDGASLDIPGLSGQVANVVYKAKGSTGQFEWEPAVRAHYADALYTRGNVSLTGSKGTIGYELSLDNQEAGRSAAGGPTLIRDGIGVITERRRDVWTSNHDAPKLSARFTWDGPGTSVAHLNGNYQKVWHHYREASDRSDSPVLSDRRRTIRENNDTWNYEVSGDYEFALGPGRLKLVGLEHRSHEPFSSEVIDTPLGAPASATGDRFAQVGDLEETIARAEYTWKMLGADFQLSGEAAYNTLDNVATLGTFDAVSGDFVLRPFAEGTGGVKEDRYESLLSVGFPLTRTLSLQMVAGGEHSTISQTGPGGITRTFDRPKGSISMAWKPSSDFDLSVKLERRVLQLDFYDFLARSFLNDNNQNASNTDLRPQQDWSWTAEANKKLGPWGSTKLELIHRDVTDRVDIIPVGLTGEAVGNIDKASAWAVVSTSTINFDPMGWKGARLDASIVYQHSSLKDPFTGRTRNWNNFVDKQVQLDFRHDVPATNWAWGASASYNHQQAEYRRSQSDRIWEGPVFAALFVENKDVMGLTMRFTIDNVVNARSRRERVIYQGVRELSPVASTESRDRLIGPIFIFLVKGSF encoded by the coding sequence ATGGCGCAGGATGCGCCGCCACCAGCGCAAGCTACGGACGTGCCCGTCATCGCCGCAAGCAACGCAGGTCGCAGCGTCTACGTGCCGGCTGATTTCCAGCGCTTCGCTCCGCGAAATGCCTACGACATGCTGCTGCGCGTGCCGGGCTTCGCCATCAAGGAGAGCCAGGAACGCCGCGGGCTGGGCCAGGCGACCGGCAACGTGCTGTTCAACGGCGCGCGGCCGTCGAACAAGTCGGACGATCTCTTCACCCAGCTGAGCCGCATCCCCGCCGGCACCGTGGAGCGCATCGAAGTGCTGGACGGCGCTTCGCTCGACATTCCCGGCCTGAGCGGCCAGGTGGCGAACGTGGTCTACAAGGCCAAGGGATCGACCGGGCAGTTCGAATGGGAACCCGCCGTACGGGCGCACTATGCCGACGCGCTCTATACCCGCGGCAACGTTTCGCTGACCGGCAGCAAGGGCACGATCGGCTATGAACTCAGCCTCGACAACCAGGAAGCCGGGCGCAGCGCCGCGGGCGGGCCGACACTGATCCGCGACGGGATCGGCGTCATCACCGAGCGCCGGCGGGATGTCTGGACCTCGAACCACGATGCGCCCAAGCTCTCGGCGCGGTTCACTTGGGATGGCCCGGGCACATCGGTCGCCCACCTCAACGGCAATTACCAGAAGGTCTGGCACCACTACCGCGAAGCCAGCGACCGCTCCGATTCGCCCGTGCTGTCCGACCGGCGCCGCACGATCCGCGAGAACAACGACACCTGGAACTACGAGGTCAGCGGCGATTACGAGTTCGCGCTCGGGCCCGGCCGCCTGAAGCTCGTCGGCCTGGAACACCGCAGCCATGAGCCCTTCTCGTCCGAGGTCATCGACACCCCCCTAGGCGCGCCCGCCAGCGCGACCGGCGACCGCTTCGCGCAAGTCGGTGACCTGGAAGAGACGATCGCGCGCGCCGAATACACGTGGAAGATGCTGGGCGCAGACTTCCAGCTATCAGGAGAGGCTGCCTACAACACGCTCGACAACGTGGCGACGCTCGGCACTTTCGATGCTGTGTCCGGTGACTTCGTGCTGCGCCCCTTCGCCGAGGGCACCGGCGGCGTGAAGGAGGACCGTTACGAAAGCCTGCTCAGCGTCGGCTTTCCGCTGACCCGCACGCTGTCGCTGCAGATGGTCGCGGGCGGCGAGCACTCGACGATCAGCCAGACCGGTCCGGGCGGCATCACCCGCACGTTCGACCGGCCCAAGGGCTCGATCTCGATGGCGTGGAAGCCGTCGTCCGACTTCGACCTGTCGGTCAAGCTGGAGCGGCGGGTGCTGCAGCTCGACTTCTATGACTTCCTGGCGCGCTCCTTCCTCAACGACAACAACCAGAACGCCAGCAACACCGACTTGCGCCCGCAGCAGGACTGGTCGTGGACCGCCGAAGCCAACAAGAAGCTGGGCCCGTGGGGCTCGACCAAGCTGGAGCTGATCCATCGCGACGTGACCGACCGGGTCGACATCATCCCTGTCGGCCTCACCGGTGAGGCAGTGGGCAACATCGACAAGGCGTCGGCCTGGGCAGTGGTCTCCACCAGCACCATCAACTTCGATCCGATGGGCTGGAAGGGTGCGCGGCTCGATGCCTCGATCGTGTACCAGCACTCCAGCCTCAAGGATCCGTTCACCGGCCGCACGCGCAACTGGAACAACTTCGTCGACAAGCAAGTGCAGCTCGACTTCAGGCACGACGTTCCCGCCACGAACTGGGCCTGGGGTGCGTCGGCCAGCTACAACCATCAGCAGGCCGAGTACCGCCGCAGCCAGTCGGACCGGATCTGGGAAGGACCGGTGTTCGCAGCGCTGTTCGTCGAGAACAAGGACGTGATGGGCCTGACCATGCGCTTCACGATCGACAATGTGGTGAATGCCCGCTCCAGGCGCGAGCGGGTGATCTATCAGGGCGTGCGCGAGCTCTCACCCGTGGCTTCGACCGAGAGCCGCGACCGCTTAATTGGGCCGATCTTCATCTTCCTGGTGAAGGGTTCGTTCTAG
- a CDS encoding MFS transporter, translated as MTLAPQAEISDQEREHGLHLLVLEAAFSSGTGALTSGVILTAFALHLGASNLWVGILVSAPFITQLLQLPAISLVERLRARKRIAVITSLIGRSMLLAMAATAFFTGAPALVAFLLAQYVLCGMSAFGACAWNAWIRDLAPENRLGSVFARRTTWTAGITLVAGLAAAFILENTADGSSDRSIAFAGMFVFGCLTGLMSAGVVSRIPEPVMPAPSGRISLLELLRAPLADLNFRRLLAFVVSWQVAVNLATPFFTVFIVRQLGFDVSLVMVLSAVSQLANLFALRSWGTLTDRFSNKSVLQVAAPAYILGIVAMIGASQSSNQAFTIGWLTFLHVLMGASVAGVTLASTNIALKLSPKGAATAYVATNAMAIALAAGVAPIIGGLLADFFAARKLELLLSWTSPSGTLAFPLRLSHWDFYFLLAGVLGLYAMHRISLVAEEGEIERRELVQKVVGRTWRAIRNGSSIAGLRALTELPPSLARDARVRLRLSRMRKRRSLQ; from the coding sequence GTGACCCTGGCGCCGCAAGCCGAGATCAGCGACCAGGAGCGCGAGCACGGCTTGCACTTGCTGGTGCTGGAAGCGGCCTTCTCCAGCGGCACCGGCGCGCTGACCAGCGGGGTCATCCTGACCGCGTTCGCTTTGCACCTGGGTGCGAGCAACTTGTGGGTCGGCATCCTGGTGAGCGCGCCGTTCATCACGCAACTGCTGCAACTGCCGGCGATCTCGCTCGTCGAGCGGCTGCGCGCGCGCAAGCGCATCGCGGTAATCACCAGCCTGATCGGCCGCTCGATGCTGCTGGCGATGGCGGCGACGGCGTTCTTCACCGGCGCGCCGGCGCTCGTCGCGTTCCTGCTGGCGCAGTATGTCCTGTGCGGGATGAGCGCGTTCGGCGCCTGCGCCTGGAACGCCTGGATCCGCGACCTCGCGCCGGAGAACCGGCTCGGCAGTGTCTTCGCGCGCCGCACCACCTGGACCGCCGGGATCACGCTGGTGGCAGGTTTGGCCGCCGCGTTCATCCTGGAAAACACCGCCGACGGCTCGTCCGACCGCAGCATCGCCTTTGCCGGCATGTTCGTGTTCGGCTGCCTGACCGGGCTGATGAGCGCGGGCGTGGTGAGCCGCATCCCGGAGCCGGTCATGCCCGCCCCAAGTGGACGCATATCGCTGCTGGAATTGTTGCGGGCGCCGCTCGCCGACCTGAACTTTCGCCGCCTGCTCGCCTTCGTGGTCAGCTGGCAAGTCGCAGTGAACCTGGCGACGCCGTTCTTCACCGTCTTCATCGTGCGCCAACTCGGCTTCGACGTCAGCCTGGTCATGGTGCTGAGCGCGGTGAGCCAGCTGGCCAACCTGTTCGCGCTGCGATCGTGGGGGACGCTGACCGACCGGTTCTCCAACAAGTCGGTGCTGCAAGTGGCCGCGCCCGCCTACATCCTCGGCATCGTTGCGATGATCGGCGCATCGCAGTCCAGCAACCAGGCGTTCACGATCGGCTGGCTGACCTTTCTCCACGTGCTAATGGGGGCCTCGGTAGCCGGCGTCACGCTGGCTTCTACCAACATCGCGCTCAAGCTCTCGCCAAAGGGCGCCGCCACGGCCTACGTCGCAACCAATGCGATGGCGATCGCACTCGCGGCCGGCGTGGCGCCCATCATCGGCGGGCTGCTGGCTGACTTCTTTGCCGCACGGAAGCTCGAGTTGCTGCTCAGTTGGACGAGCCCCTCCGGCACCCTCGCCTTCCCGCTGCGGCTGAGTCACTGGGACTTCTACTTCCTGCTTGCCGGGGTGCTCGGCCTCTACGCCATGCACCGCATCTCGCTGGTGGCGGAGGAAGGCGAGATCGAGCGGCGCGAGCTGGTGCAGAAGGTTGTCGGCCGGACCTGGCGTGCGATCCGCAACGGTTCGAGCATCGCGGGCCTGCGCGCGCTCACCGAGCTGCCGCCGTCCCTCGCCCGCGATGCTCGCGTGCGGCTGCGGCTCTCCCGCATGCGCAAGCGCCGCTCGCTCCAGTGA
- a CDS encoding nucleoside deaminase, translating to MADQTDEQWMRMAIEIARSKGSDPASSPLGCVIVRDGKVLAAERNQTQELPDATAHAEMMAIRRACESIGDMELRGATLYSTLQPCGMCTMASIWSKVGRVVYGAGRADVHEMYFEDRHIDTLSFIADAYRDDIAIEGGCLREECAQLYYPPDADLSKEDQANL from the coding sequence ATGGCTGACCAGACCGACGAGCAGTGGATGCGCATGGCGATCGAGATCGCGCGCTCCAAGGGCAGCGATCCGGCGAGTTCGCCGCTCGGCTGCGTGATCGTGCGCGACGGCAAGGTCCTTGCCGCAGAGCGCAACCAGACGCAGGAACTGCCGGATGCGACCGCGCACGCCGAGATGATGGCGATCCGCCGTGCTTGTGAGAGCATCGGCGACATGGAGCTGCGCGGGGCGACGCTCTATTCCACGCTACAGCCTTGCGGCATGTGCACGATGGCGTCGATCTGGTCGAAGGTCGGCCGGGTCGTCTATGGTGCCGGGCGCGCTGACGTGCACGAGATGTACTTCGAGGATCGGCACATCGACACGCTGAGCTTCATAGCCGACGCCTATCGTGATGACATCGCAATCGAAGGCGGGTGCCTGCGCGAGGAGTGCGCGCAGCTGTACTACCCGCCGGACGCCGATCTGTCGAAAGAGGATCAGGCGAACCTCTGA